A DNA window from Pseudodesulfovibrio thermohalotolerans contains the following coding sequences:
- a CDS encoding TatD family hydrolase, with product MGKTNRPEPESLELPPVGVDSHAHLDLEDFDEDREILIRRALDSGVSRIINVFLGPDAYERGRGLFDAHPEISFLMGVHPNDADQLTDEIEERMRGHFKTDPRLKGVGEIGLDYYWDRVPPEVQKTAFVRQLHMARELSLPVIIHSRDANGDTMEILEAEGFREYPLLWHCFGAGIELAERIVANGWHISIPGPVTFRKKSDDVQAAVARIPFERLLLETDCPYLAPEPWRGKRNHPALSVFTARRVAQIKGRPVEDVWRTAGDNARRFFGL from the coding sequence ATGGGAAAGACCAATCGTCCCGAACCCGAATCGCTGGAGCTGCCCCCGGTAGGGGTGGATTCCCACGCCCACCTGGATCTTGAGGATTTTGACGAGGACCGGGAAATCCTTATTCGCCGCGCCCTGGATTCCGGTGTGAGCCGGATCATCAATGTTTTTCTCGGGCCCGACGCCTACGAGCGCGGGCGCGGGCTTTTCGACGCCCACCCGGAGATCAGTTTCCTGATGGGCGTGCACCCAAACGACGCGGACCAGCTTACCGACGAGATCGAGGAGCGGATGCGCGGTCATTTCAAGACGGACCCGCGCCTCAAGGGAGTGGGCGAAATCGGCCTGGACTATTACTGGGACCGCGTGCCGCCCGAGGTGCAGAAGACCGCCTTTGTCCGGCAACTGCATATGGCCCGCGAGCTTTCCCTGCCCGTGATAATCCATTCGCGGGACGCCAACGGCGACACCATGGAGATTCTGGAGGCCGAGGGCTTTCGGGAATATCCGCTGCTGTGGCATTGCTTCGGCGCGGGTATCGAACTGGCCGAGCGGATTGTGGCGAACGGTTGGCATATCTCCATCCCGGGTCCGGTGACGTTCCGCAAGAAATCCGACGACGTTCAGGCCGCTGTGGCCCGCATCCCGTTCGAGCGGCTGCTCCTGGAGACCGACTGCCCATACCTCGCCCCCGAGCCCTGGCGCGGCAAGCGAAATCACCCGGCTCTGAGCGTTTTCACGGCCCGCCGTGTAGCCCAGATCAAGGGCCGTCCCGTTGAGGATGTGTGGCGCACGGCAGGCGACAACGCCCGCCGGTTCTTCGGTCTCTAG
- the tkt gene encoding transketolase, with protein sequence MTQTDKTIAVVKGLIMDGVAKANSGHPGGAMSSADYATILFSEFLNFNPDDSQWFNRDRFILSAGHESMLLYSLLHLNGFISMDDIKNFRQFGSLTPGHPEVHLTPGVEATTGPLGQGLAMSVGFASAEAYLRDKLGADVMDHYTYVLSSDGDLQEPIAMGAASLAGLWKLGKLIVFYDSNKIQLAGPTCKADCTDHRKVFEGLCWQVLEVDGHNHDEIREAIKAAQLETGKPTLIIGHTVMAKGCASLEGSHKTHGEPLKADEIAATKKKLGLPEESFHVPEDVVASYRARFDGLRKNAADWQSMLDAKLNDTAFAEMWAHVIRSRSELSIDWPEFTPGESMATRKAWGTCLDAVMDSLPTLVGGSADLDPSNQTANFRNTYGDFAVDGYGARNLAFGVREFNMAAIMNGMQLHGGLLPFGATFLTFSDYCRNAIRMSALQELPVLYVFTHDSFWVGEDGPTHQPIEHVSSLRLIPDLIDLRPADANETRTCLDIALKQEKMPSTLFLTRQGLPILDPAEYPALADGPRRGGYVLKDCEGTPDLILIASGSEVSLCLETAKLLKRKVRVVSMPSTKLFDDQPESYKNEVLPPEVTARAAAEAGRTTLWHKYVGLDGVVLGVDHFGASAPGKILSDKYGFTPENFARMIREKY encoded by the coding sequence ATGACACAGACGGACAAGACCATCGCCGTGGTCAAGGGACTGATCATGGACGGCGTGGCCAAGGCCAACTCGGGCCACCCGGGCGGGGCCATGTCCTCGGCCGACTACGCCACCATCCTCTTTTCCGAATTCCTGAACTTCAACCCCGACGATTCCCAGTGGTTCAACCGCGACCGCTTCATCCTCTCCGCCGGACACGAGTCCATGCTGCTCTATAGCCTTCTGCACCTGAACGGCTTCATCTCCATGGACGACATCAAGAATTTCCGCCAGTTCGGTTCCCTGACCCCGGGCCACCCCGAGGTGCACCTGACTCCCGGCGTCGAAGCCACCACCGGCCCGCTGGGCCAGGGCCTCGCCATGTCCGTGGGCTTCGCCTCGGCCGAGGCGTACCTGCGCGACAAGCTCGGCGCGGACGTCATGGACCACTACACCTACGTACTCTCCTCCGACGGCGATCTCCAGGAGCCCATCGCCATGGGCGCGGCCTCCCTGGCCGGTCTGTGGAAGCTGGGCAAGCTCATCGTTTTTTACGACTCCAACAAGATCCAGTTGGCCGGTCCCACCTGCAAGGCGGACTGCACCGACCATCGCAAGGTCTTCGAGGGACTCTGCTGGCAGGTCCTGGAAGTGGACGGCCACAACCACGATGAAATCCGCGAAGCCATCAAGGCCGCGCAGCTCGAAACCGGCAAGCCCACCCTGATTATCGGCCACACGGTCATGGCCAAGGGCTGCGCCTCCCTGGAAGGCAGCCACAAGACCCACGGCGAGCCCCTCAAGGCCGACGAGATCGCGGCCACCAAGAAGAAGCTCGGCCTGCCCGAAGAGTCCTTCCATGTCCCCGAGGACGTGGTCGCCTCCTACCGCGCCCGGTTCGACGGCCTGCGCAAGAACGCCGCCGACTGGCAGTCCATGCTGGACGCCAAGTTGAACGACACGGCCTTCGCCGAGATGTGGGCCCACGTAATCCGCTCCCGCTCCGAGCTGTCCATCGACTGGCCCGAGTTCACCCCCGGCGAAAGCATGGCCACCCGCAAGGCGTGGGGCACCTGCCTGGACGCCGTCATGGACTCCCTGCCCACCCTGGTGGGCGGCTCCGCCGACCTCGACCCGTCCAACCAGACCGCCAATTTCCGGAACACCTACGGCGACTTCGCCGTGGACGGCTACGGAGCGCGCAACCTCGCCTTCGGCGTGCGCGAGTTCAACATGGCGGCGATCATGAACGGTATGCAGCTGCACGGCGGCCTGCTCCCGTTCGGCGCCACCTTCCTGACCTTCTCCGACTACTGCCGCAATGCCATCCGCATGTCCGCCCTGCAGGAGCTGCCCGTCCTGTACGTCTTCACCCACGACTCTTTCTGGGTGGGCGAGGACGGTCCCACGCACCAGCCCATCGAGCATGTCAGCTCCCTGCGGCTCATCCCGGACCTCATCGATCTGCGTCCCGCCGACGCCAACGAGACCCGGACCTGCCTGGACATCGCGCTCAAGCAGGAGAAGATGCCCTCCACCCTGTTCCTGACCCGCCAGGGCCTGCCCATCCTCGATCCGGCCGAATACCCGGCGCTTGCCGACGGCCCGCGCCGCGGCGGTTACGTGCTCAAGGACTGCGAAGGCACCCCGGACCTGATTCTCATCGCCTCCGGCTCGGAGGTCTCCCTCTGCCTCGAAACGGCCAAGCTCCTCAAGCGCAAGGTCCGCGTGGTATCCATGCCGTCGACCAAACTGTTTGACGATCAGCCTGAATCGTATAAAAATGAAGTTTTGCCGCCGGAAGTCACCGCACGCGCCGCGGCCGAAGCCGGACGGACGACCCTCTGGCACAAATATGTCGGCCTGGACGGCGTCGTTCTCGGCGTTGACCACTTCGGCGCCAGCGCCCCCGGCAAGATCCTGTCCGACAAGTACGGGTTCACCCCGGAGAACTTCGCCCGGATGATCCGGGAGAAATACTAG
- a CDS encoding sigma-70 family RNA polymerase sigma factor: MTSEKTTEVVEPEIVEEDDFEETDFNEDDFGDDCEDVTADTPSSPPAKVDERRNKLPALNPAPSSKAVRIRDPLQLYLKEIARFPMLAPEEEYALAKRVQEDNDQDAAFKLVSSHLRLVVKIAMDFQRRWMQNGLDLIQEGNVGLLKAVTKFDPEKGIKFSYYAAFWIKAYILKYIMDNWRMVKIGTTQTQRKLFYNLNKERQRLQTLGFDPSTEALSERLGVSEAEIDEMDQRLSKNDMSLNTPLADDSDATKMDFLPSLAPGVEESIANDQIVELLLNNIREIRSSLNEKEVAILDRRLLSDDPVTLREIGEEFGVTRERVRQIEARLMAKIREHLTDKVKDFSSDWVLEHD, encoded by the coding sequence ATGACATCTGAAAAAACGACCGAGGTGGTCGAACCGGAAATCGTCGAAGAAGACGATTTCGAAGAGACCGACTTCAACGAAGACGACTTCGGCGACGACTGCGAGGACGTGACGGCCGACACTCCCTCCAGCCCTCCCGCCAAAGTCGATGAACGGAGGAACAAGCTCCCGGCGCTGAATCCCGCTCCTTCATCCAAGGCGGTGCGGATTCGTGATCCGTTGCAGCTGTACCTCAAGGAAATCGCCAGGTTTCCCATGCTGGCCCCGGAAGAGGAATACGCCCTGGCCAAGCGGGTCCAGGAGGACAACGACCAGGACGCGGCCTTCAAGCTGGTGTCCTCGCACCTCCGCCTGGTGGTCAAAATCGCCATGGACTTCCAGCGGCGATGGATGCAGAACGGCCTCGACCTCATCCAGGAGGGCAACGTGGGGCTGCTCAAGGCCGTGACCAAGTTCGACCCGGAGAAGGGGATCAAGTTCTCCTACTACGCGGCCTTCTGGATCAAGGCGTACATCCTGAAGTACATCATGGACAACTGGCGCATGGTCAAGATCGGGACCACCCAGACCCAACGCAAGCTGTTCTACAACCTGAACAAGGAGCGTCAGCGCCTCCAGACCCTGGGGTTCGACCCCTCCACCGAGGCCCTGAGCGAGCGGCTCGGCGTGTCCGAGGCCGAGATCGACGAGATGGACCAGCGGCTGTCCAAGAACGACATGTCCCTGAACACCCCGCTGGCCGACGACTCCGACGCCACCAAGATGGACTTTCTGCCCTCTCTGGCGCCGGGTGTGGAGGAATCCATCGCCAACGACCAGATCGTCGAACTGCTCCTGAACAACATCAGGGAAATCCGCTCGTCCCTGAACGAAAAGGAAGTGGCCATCCTGGACCGCAGGCTGCTCTCCGACGATCCCGTGACCCTGCGGGAAATCGGCGAGGAATTCGGCGTCACCAGAGAGCGCGTCCGGCAAATCGAAGCCCGGCTCATGGCCAAGATTCGCGAGCATCTGACGGACAAGGTCAAGGATTTTTCCAGCGATTGGGTGCTGGAGCACGATTAA
- a CDS encoding DMT family transporter, translating to MNFLTPGMRLMLLGTFFFSVGSLFVKMAGSRLPTMEVLFVRGLVGVVLCLIMLRKSGAGMFGKRKILLAARGILGFGAMFADFYAIVHLPLADALVLIFSHPVTVALLAWALMGERLSKSAMFSIIMSLAGVTLVCRPGFLFGGAPELDPLGLLAALVSVFLTSWAILSVRVLAKTEPPAVVMLYPPIAISLLAPLFIDGWVMPTAFEWGVLVGVGVFMNIGQFFMTKGYAIESAARISGVSTLEIVFAAMWGMLFLGEIPDLWTVGGGSLIIFGVLALGRSGMRERAAALRKGVAG from the coding sequence ATGAATTTCCTCACTCCGGGCATGAGGCTCATGCTCCTCGGCACCTTCTTTTTCTCCGTCGGCTCACTGTTCGTGAAGATGGCCGGAAGCCGTTTGCCCACCATGGAGGTGCTCTTCGTGCGCGGGCTTGTCGGCGTGGTGCTCTGCCTCATCATGCTGCGCAAGTCCGGGGCGGGCATGTTCGGCAAACGGAAAATCCTGCTTGCCGCACGCGGTATCCTTGGGTTCGGAGCCATGTTCGCCGACTTTTACGCCATCGTGCATCTTCCCCTTGCGGACGCCCTGGTGCTGATCTTTTCCCACCCCGTGACCGTGGCCCTGCTCGCCTGGGCGCTCATGGGCGAGCGGCTGTCCAAGAGCGCCATGTTTTCGATCATCATGTCCCTGGCGGGCGTGACGCTGGTCTGTCGGCCGGGTTTCCTGTTCGGCGGGGCTCCCGAGCTTGACCCTCTGGGGTTGCTGGCCGCCCTGGTCAGCGTGTTCCTGACTTCCTGGGCCATTCTGTCCGTGCGGGTGCTGGCCAAGACAGAGCCCCCGGCGGTGGTCATGCTCTATCCGCCTATCGCCATCAGCCTGCTCGCGCCGCTTTTCATCGACGGCTGGGTGATGCCGACCGCTTTTGAATGGGGCGTGCTTGTCGGGGTGGGGGTGTTCATGAACATCGGCCAGTTCTTCATGACCAAGGGGTATGCCATCGAGTCCGCGGCGCGCATCAGCGGCGTGTCCACTCTGGAAATAGTGTTTGCGGCCATGTGGGGGATGCTCTTCCTGGGCGAAATCCCCGACCTTTGGACCGTGGGCGGAGGGTCGCTTATCATCTTCGGCGTGCTGGCCCTCGGGCGCAGCGGTATGCGCGAACGGGCCGCCGCCCTGAGAAAGGGAGTGGCGGGCTAA
- a CDS encoding PilZ domain-containing protein has translation MDSNKRRNTRIDAGFEAYITVGDVVTPVSTRNLSLKGALLDGCGDCAEGTACELHLPLSPGIRIVVSGKIVRAKGDSAAMSFREMDELSFTFLHRLVTLNAERPEKVDEELLRVFERL, from the coding sequence ATGGACAGCAATAAACGGCGCAATACCCGCATCGACGCCGGTTTCGAAGCGTACATAACCGTCGGCGACGTGGTCACCCCCGTGTCCACCAGGAACCTGAGCCTCAAGGGCGCGCTCCTCGACGGTTGCGGAGACTGCGCCGAGGGGACCGCCTGCGAACTGCACCTGCCGCTTTCGCCGGGCATCCGCATCGTGGTGTCGGGTAAGATCGTCCGCGCAAAGGGAGACTCCGCGGCCATGTCGTTCAGGGAGATGGACGAGCTGAGTTTCACCTTCCTGCACCGCCTGGTGACCCTCAACGCCGAACGTCCCGAAAAGGTGGACGAGGAGCTGCTGCGCGTGTTCGAGAGGCTTTAG
- a CDS encoding tetratricopeptide repeat protein, whose protein sequence is MKRLSRHDSHTALAALALLALLAVAGCAAGRHTAEPMPAPPMTESAQLDYDYLVYQDLLHQLQRRAQEGPRSTMTTKEAAEIHARAAAALDRILAQAPSPHLYVEKAGLYWNHPDGTSRSRAALKEGLDKFPDNRLLTLYLANSYVADHRANDAISIMDGFLERHPDDLEARERLGQMLMDAGQDARALDVLTQIPEKERSADALYAMGRVQGNLGMRNAAIANLKKAVAMDPEFTEAMVELAYQYELAKDYVAAEGIYGTILEQSDSFPEARLRLINLNLKLNDPDKALDLALSGPPSKSFILDAVLMFINEGFFAQGSTVLDMLTAGGTVPAEYYFYKAVIADEGENDPAKAMSYLGEVKETDRLYPHALRFKAQLLAAQGKTDEALAVAAKGKKLYPRAEVFYILEAGLRRQTGDLPGAEASLKEGLSLLEDNPELTYELAMVYEAMGRRPEGMALMESLIRTHTDHANALNYVGYTLAEENRELDRALVLVTKASSLDPENGYILDSVAWVHFKKRNLEKAWEYIGYAVDVIEKDPTIWEHYGDIAAALGKTKEARKGYNFALKYHSPQSDAVREKLKKL, encoded by the coding sequence ATGAAACGACTTTCTAGGCATGACTCTCACACCGCACTGGCTGCCCTGGCGCTCCTCGCGCTCCTGGCCGTTGCCGGATGCGCCGCCGGAAGGCACACGGCCGAGCCCATGCCCGCGCCGCCCATGACCGAATCGGCCCAACTCGACTACGACTATCTGGTCTATCAGGACCTCCTTCATCAGTTGCAGCGCCGCGCCCAGGAGGGCCCCCGCAGCACCATGACCACCAAGGAGGCCGCCGAAATCCATGCCCGGGCCGCAGCCGCGCTGGACCGTATCCTGGCCCAGGCGCCCTCCCCCCATCTCTATGTGGAAAAAGCGGGCCTGTACTGGAACCATCCCGACGGCACGAGCCGGTCCCGCGCCGCCCTCAAGGAGGGGCTCGACAAATTTCCGGACAACCGGCTGCTGACCTTGTACCTGGCCAATTCCTACGTCGCCGACCACCGCGCGAACGACGCCATCTCGATCATGGACGGCTTCCTCGAACGCCATCCCGACGACCTTGAGGCCCGCGAGCGGCTGGGCCAGATGCTCATGGACGCAGGGCAGGACGCCAGGGCTTTGGACGTGCTCACGCAGATTCCCGAAAAGGAACGCTCCGCCGACGCCCTTTACGCAATGGGACGGGTCCAGGGCAACCTGGGAATGCGCAATGCGGCCATCGCCAACCTGAAGAAGGCCGTGGCCATGGACCCGGAGTTCACCGAGGCCATGGTGGAACTGGCCTACCAGTATGAGCTGGCCAAGGACTACGTGGCCGCCGAAGGCATTTACGGCACGATCCTGGAACAGAGCGATTCCTTTCCCGAGGCGCGACTCCGGCTCATCAATCTGAACCTCAAGCTGAACGACCCGGACAAGGCTCTTGATCTGGCCCTGTCCGGCCCGCCCTCCAAGAGCTTCATCCTGGACGCGGTGCTCATGTTCATCAACGAGGGCTTCTTCGCCCAGGGCTCCACCGTCCTCGACATGCTCACCGCCGGCGGCACGGTGCCCGCCGAATACTACTTCTACAAGGCGGTCATCGCCGACGAGGGTGAAAACGATCCGGCAAAGGCCATGTCCTACCTCGGCGAGGTCAAGGAGACGGACCGACTCTACCCCCACGCCCTGCGCTTCAAGGCGCAACTACTCGCGGCGCAAGGCAAGACAGACGAGGCGCTCGCCGTGGCCGCCAAGGGCAAGAAGCTCTATCCCAGGGCCGAAGTTTTCTACATCCTCGAAGCCGGACTGCGCAGGCAGACGGGCGACCTGCCCGGTGCCGAAGCCTCTCTCAAGGAAGGGCTGTCGCTGCTTGAGGACAACCCCGAACTGACCTACGAGCTGGCCATGGTCTACGAGGCCATGGGCCGCCGTCCCGAAGGGATGGCCCTGATGGAAAGCCTGATCCGCACCCACACCGACCACGCCAACGCGCTCAACTACGTAGGCTACACCCTGGCCGAGGAAAACCGCGAGCTGGACCGCGCCCTGGTTCTGGTGACCAAGGCCTCCTCCCTCGATCCCGAGAACGGCTACATCCTCGATTCCGTTGCGTGGGTCCACTTCAAGAAACGGAACCTGGAAAAGGCCTGGGAGTACATCGGCTACGCCGTGGACGTGATCGAGAAGGACCCGACCATCTGGGAACACTACGGCGACATCGCCGCTGCCCTTGGCAAGACCAAGGAAGCGCGCAAGGGGTACAATTTCGCCCTGAAATACCATTCGCCCCAATCCGACGCCGTCAGGGAGAAGCTGAAAAAGCTATGA
- the rpiB gene encoding ribose 5-phosphate isomerase B: MSKTIVIGSDHGGYHLKTACIKALKEWGFAVEDEGPDCLDSCDYPVFAAKVCNKLKADDEKLGVLICGTGQGMTMTANRMGVRAALCTNEFLARMAREHNDARCLCMGERVTGQGLALEILKAFLDTQFGGERHKRRIDLIDTVSQ, from the coding sequence GTGAGCAAGACCATCGTCATCGGCTCCGATCACGGGGGCTATCATCTCAAGACCGCCTGCATCAAGGCTCTCAAGGAATGGGGCTTTGCCGTGGAGGACGAAGGGCCGGACTGCCTGGACTCCTGCGACTACCCGGTCTTTGCGGCCAAGGTGTGCAACAAGCTCAAGGCGGACGACGAAAAGCTCGGCGTGCTCATCTGCGGCACGGGCCAGGGCATGACCATGACCGCCAACCGCATGGGCGTCCGGGCGGCCCTGTGCACCAACGAATTTCTCGCCCGCATGGCCCGCGAGCACAATGACGCCCGCTGCCTGTGCATGGGCGAACGCGTCACCGGCCAGGGCCTCGCCCTGGAGATCCTGAAGGCCTTTCTCGACACGCAGTTTGGTGGCGAGCGGCACAAGCGGCGCATCGACCTCATCGACACTGTCTCCCAATAA
- a CDS encoding 4Fe-4S ferredoxin, producing the protein MNINQLSSIVAEWMAVPGNNSIAPGMPLPAFDTPLIGCAAGDDSLFDFLKRDIGPDFYWTPAEAFALAFPEAGATGADLSVVSWVLPQTKNTRQAHALNKEFPSIEWSRARHYGEKVNEALRRFVVRSFEGEGVRACAPALLPTWTRAESPKYGFASTWSERHTAHVCGLGTFGLSDGLITARGKAIRVGSVIVQARLTPTPRTYTHHNEWCLFHAKGKCRACIKRCPAGAISEKGHDKAKCKAYIRTITAAHVEEHQLGFRVNSCGLCQVKVPCESRNPTAPKSE; encoded by the coding sequence ATGAATATCAACCAACTTTCTTCCATTGTTGCCGAGTGGATGGCCGTCCCCGGGAACAATTCCATCGCCCCCGGAATGCCGCTGCCCGCCTTCGACACCCCGCTGATCGGGTGTGCCGCAGGCGACGATTCGCTTTTCGATTTCCTTAAGCGGGATATCGGGCCGGATTTCTACTGGACCCCGGCGGAAGCCTTTGCCCTGGCTTTTCCCGAGGCCGGAGCGACCGGCGCGGATCTCAGCGTGGTATCCTGGGTGCTGCCTCAGACGAAGAATACCCGCCAGGCGCACGCCCTCAACAAGGAGTTTCCGAGCATCGAGTGGAGCCGCGCCCGTCATTACGGCGAGAAGGTCAACGAAGCGTTGCGCCGGTTCGTGGTCCGGTCGTTTGAGGGGGAAGGGGTGCGCGCTTGCGCGCCCGCGCTGCTGCCCACGTGGACGCGGGCCGAATCCCCCAAATACGGATTCGCTTCCACCTGGTCCGAGCGGCACACGGCCCATGTGTGCGGGCTGGGCACCTTCGGTCTTTCGGACGGCCTGATTACGGCCAGGGGAAAGGCCATTCGCGTCGGATCGGTCATCGTGCAGGCGCGGCTGACTCCCACTCCCCGGACCTATACCCATCACAACGAATGGTGTCTTTTTCACGCCAAGGGGAAATGCCGGGCGTGCATCAAGCGGTGTCCGGCCGGAGCCATTTCCGAGAAAGGTCACGACAAGGCCAAGTGCAAGGCGTATATCCGCACCATTACGGCCGCGCACGTGGAGGAGCATCAACTCGGCTTCCGCGTCAACAGTTGCGGCCTGTGCCAGGTCAAGGTCCCGTGCGAGAGCAGGAACCCCACGGCCCCGAAATCGGAATAG
- the glpX gene encoding class II fructose-bisphosphatase: protein MEAPQKNLALDLVRVTEAAALACARWLGKGDKIAADQAAVDAMRLCFNTLEIEGEIKIGEGEKDEAPMLYAGEKLGLGIGPKVDIAVDPLEGTNLLANGRPNAISVVGVCPAGAMFDPGPSFYMQKLVVPAHAKDVVDIEAPTGHNLKLIARALDKDVDDLVVFVLDKPRHKKLISEIREAGARIQLHTDGDITGSLMAIDPRSEVDVMMGTGGTPEGVLSAIAIRIMGGEMFAKLDPQKQKEKNALAEFGMDIRRVLTVSDLVKSEDLFFAATGISGGTFLKGVTYHGHGAETSSLVMRGKTGTIRYVEAIHNWDALMRFSAVEYD, encoded by the coding sequence ATGGAAGCCCCACAGAAAAACCTCGCACTGGACCTGGTCCGTGTCACTGAAGCCGCTGCCCTGGCCTGCGCCCGCTGGCTCGGCAAAGGCGACAAGATAGCCGCCGATCAGGCGGCCGTCGACGCCATGCGCCTGTGCTTCAACACCCTGGAAATCGAAGGCGAGATCAAGATCGGCGAAGGCGAGAAGGACGAAGCGCCCATGCTCTACGCCGGTGAAAAGCTCGGCCTGGGCATCGGCCCCAAGGTGGACATCGCCGTGGACCCGCTGGAGGGCACCAACCTGCTTGCCAACGGCCGCCCCAACGCCATCTCCGTCGTGGGCGTCTGCCCGGCGGGCGCCATGTTCGATCCGGGCCCGAGCTTCTACATGCAGAAGCTGGTCGTCCCGGCCCACGCCAAGGACGTGGTGGATATCGAAGCCCCCACCGGCCACAACCTCAAGCTCATCGCGCGCGCCCTGGACAAGGACGTGGACGACCTGGTCGTCTTCGTGCTGGACAAGCCGCGCCACAAGAAGCTCATCTCTGAAATCCGCGAGGCGGGCGCACGCATCCAGCTGCACACCGACGGCGACATCACCGGCTCTCTCATGGCCATCGACCCGCGCAGCGAGGTTGACGTCATGATGGGCACCGGCGGCACCCCCGAGGGCGTGCTCTCGGCCATCGCCATCCGTATCATGGGCGGCGAGATGTTCGCCAAGCTCGACCCGCAGAAGCAGAAGGAAAAGAACGCCCTGGCCGAATTCGGCATGGACATCCGCCGGGTGCTCACCGTATCCGACCTGGTGAAGTCCGAGGACCTCTTCTTCGCCGCAACCGGCATCTCCGGCGGCACCTTCCTCAAGGGCGTCACCTACCACGGCCACGGAGCCGAGACCTCTTCCCTGGTCATGCGCGGCAAGACCGGCACCATCCGCTACGTCGAAGCCATCCACAACTGGGATGCGCTGATGCGCTTCTCCGCCGTGGAATACGACTAG